The Treponema phagedenis DNA segment GGCAAGTAAAATTCAAAATATTTTACTGCCGAAAAAGCTTGTCGATACACCGAGCCTTTCATTCGGGCTTTATGCAAAGCAGGCAAAAGGCGTTTGTTCTGATTATTATGACGTGATTAGATCGCAGGAAGATCGCAGTTTTATTATTGTTTTCGATGTTGCGGGAAAGAGCATTCAAGCTGTTATTGTTATGATTATGATTCGTGCAATTATTTATCTTTTAACAAGCACCAAACAATCTACATTAACCCTTTTGGACGCGCTTAACAAGGGAATTACCGGAAAAATATCTATTGACCACTATGCCGGTGTGTCTTTTTTAACATATTTGCATAATGAAAAAGCAATTGAGTATGCAAGTGCCGGAAATCAAGCCTTACTTATTTGGCGAAATAAAACAAATAAACTTGAAATGATAACACAGGCAACCGATCCCATCGGAGTCAGCGTTAAATCTATTTATACAGTAAAAAAATTACCTTTTACGGAAAATGATATTGCAATATTATATACAGATGGTATAATAGAAGCATTGAATTCTGAAGGTTCGCAGTTCTCACTACAGTCAGTATCCAATGTTATTGCAAAAAATAAAGATCTCCGCGCTAAGGAGATTGCAAAAAAATTGAATGAGCAAATTACACAGTTCATGGGAAAAGCTTTACCGCGTGATGATCAAACATTCGTGGTGGTAAAGGCTAAAAACTAGATATATAATGATAAAGGAGTATCTACAGCATGGAACTTAAAATCCGAAAAAATCGAGAGGTTTACATAGTAGATGTAAGCGGAGAGATGGATCTGTACAACTCTTACAAGCTCAAAGAGCTTGTTATGAAAATGCTTGAGCGCCAGGTGCAATGTGTTATTATTAATCTTGAAGAAGTTGATTATATCGACTCCTCAGGTATTGGGGCTTTAATTTATATCTGCTCAACAATGAAGAAGATGAGTTTAAAGCTTTTTATAACTAATATCCACGGATCGGTTAAAAAGGTTATAGAGCTTACTAAATTAATGGGATATTTTCCTATTACTAATAGTTTGGAAGAAGCTCTTCAAAAAATGGAAGATTAATTTTTAAGGAGGATTAATTATGAGTCCAATAAAAGAATTGCGTGTGGATGAAAACAGTCCGCTTTTTGATAAGACCGGCATGTTGTATAAGGAATTTCCTTCAGATTTTCGACAAATACGTTATTTTACGCTTCTTATTGTGCAGTCTGCCCCGCTTGAAATAAAGGGGGTTAACCTTCTTGAACAGCAAATCAGTGAAATTATCAAAAACGCTGTAAAACATGGAAATAAATGTGATATTTCAAAAAAAGTGAAGGTTTGGTATGACTTTACCCCTGCAAATGCTCATCTGATAGTTGAAGATGAAGGCGATGGCTTTAAAGATATGGAAAAATGGAACGAATTTAACCGCAAACGTTTGGAGTGTTTGCATAAGCAGGATTTCGGAAATCTTGCCTCCTACGTTTCCTTCCGCACCGCCCGCAGTGATGATAATGACGGCGGAAACGCTTTATTTGCAGCGCTTGAATACTGGAACGGCGGCTTTGTATTTAATAAAAAACGCAATGCGGTTGCCATGCTCAAGCAATACCCGCAAAAACGACACGGCATCTCTATTGATTAATACGTAAATAAATTATTCATACCTGAAAAATTAAATAAAAAGAAAGCGGAGCTTTGTAAGCTTCCGCTTTTTTGAGTTATAAGCTAAAAAGTATTTAAGAAACTCTTGGAAAGGTTTTCGTAATGCGTAATGGATAGTTGTCTGAAACATTACCGGTATAGCATTTTTTTGATGACTCTATCCGTGTTTAATATATTTTATACGAACTGTAAAAAATTTTATAAAAAAGAGTGCGACACTACGGGTTGATTTTGACGTCCATGTCAAAACCAACCCTGCGAGTTTTAAAGCTTTGTGAATAGTTCTGCTTTAAAACATCGCTTCTGTTTGGAACCACGGGCGTCCATGCTCGTTCTGAATGTAGTTTTAGCATTCTTGTTTACAGTAGCTGCGAGTTTAAAAGCTTCAATTTTTTATAATTTTGTATTGATGCTTTTAAACATCGTTTGACGCCTAGCGCTTTACCATAGGAATACGAATTATTGTCCCGCATTCAACCCCGCATGACGGAAGCGCTTGAGGCATAAATCAAATTATGCCAGGCGTAAATCCTTAGAATGCAAAGCACGGACGAAGTTTTAGTAATATACGGTTACTTCGCCCAAAAGCGGGGACAT contains these protein-coding regions:
- a CDS encoding STAS domain-containing protein; amino-acid sequence: MELKIRKNREVYIVDVSGEMDLYNSYKLKELVMKMLERQVQCVIINLEEVDYIDSSGIGALIYICSTMKKMSLKLFITNIHGSVKKVIELTKLMGYFPITNSLEEALQKMED
- a CDS encoding ATP-binding protein — its product is MSPIKELRVDENSPLFDKTGMLYKEFPSDFRQIRYFTLLIVQSAPLEIKGVNLLEQQISEIIKNAVKHGNKCDISKKVKVWYDFTPANAHLIVEDEGDGFKDMEKWNEFNRKRLECLHKQDFGNLASYVSFRTARSDDNDGGNALFAALEYWNGGFVFNKKRNAVAMLKQYPQKRHGISID